In one window of Lewinella sp. 4G2 DNA:
- a CDS encoding SdiA-regulated domain-containing protein has protein sequence MSLLKRPNLLSLIILGGIVIVASTYGFLTYTQSPDLEHYAVDPNYGFGYNFDRPDDVAKLPNDLAEISGLSPWFEDGKLLAVQDEDGELFIIDAKSGKVERSFKFDKDKDYEGVARKGDTIYVLEQDGDLHRLIYADSIEEYQAEKIETAFSYRNDTEGIAYDSLTDALLIVPKEEELNPGEDDYRHGIYSFSLVTNQIIAQPTYYIDEFEVGEAVYGKRSRYNFKPSGVAVDPITNDIYVIGSVGKILVVIDRESNIKHIELLKENIFRQPEGVEFSRNGDLYISSEAKGKKAVIARFSRKEKAGDKTNSNE, from the coding sequence ATGAGTCTTTTGAAAAGGCCGAACCTGCTATCCCTGATTATTTTGGGCGGCATCGTCATCGTGGCCAGCACCTACGGCTTCTTGACGTACACCCAGAGCCCGGATCTGGAGCACTACGCAGTCGACCCCAATTACGGATTTGGGTATAATTTCGATCGCCCCGACGACGTAGCCAAGCTGCCCAATGACCTAGCTGAGATCAGTGGATTGAGCCCCTGGTTTGAAGACGGGAAGTTACTGGCCGTACAGGATGAAGATGGTGAGCTATTCATCATCGACGCCAAGAGTGGTAAGGTGGAGCGATCGTTTAAATTCGATAAGGATAAAGACTACGAGGGCGTCGCCCGTAAAGGAGATACCATCTACGTACTCGAACAGGATGGCGACCTCCACCGACTTATCTATGCTGACAGCATTGAAGAGTACCAGGCTGAAAAAATTGAGACCGCCTTCAGTTACCGGAATGACACGGAAGGAATCGCTTATGATTCCCTCACCGACGCGCTTCTGATCGTTCCAAAAGAAGAAGAACTGAACCCCGGGGAAGATGACTACCGCCACGGTATTTACAGCTTCTCCTTGGTGACCAACCAGATCATTGCGCAGCCCACTTACTACATTGATGAATTTGAGGTTGGGGAGGCAGTCTACGGCAAACGTTCCCGCTACAACTTTAAACCATCCGGGGTAGCAGTGGACCCCATCACCAACGACATTTACGTCATAGGCTCAGTGGGGAAGATCCTCGTCGTCATCGACCGGGAGAGTAACATCAAGCACATTGAATTGCTGAAGGAGAATATCTTCCGCCAACCGGAAGGCGTCGAATTCAGCCGTAATGGTGATCTCTACATCAGTAGTGAGGCCAAAGGAAAGAAAGCCGTAATTGCCCGCTTCAGCAGAAAGGAAAAGGCCGGAGACAAAACGAACAGCAATGAGTAA
- a CDS encoding Pycsar system effector family protein has product MSKSAEKEAAKEEEQGSKTNPIIDQARLHVRARFSTDLAPKFLFHNFAYAEEIAEKVAELAAAEGVDQQTQDLLVVAAYFYPLGYVGGADNVPDRSAEELTAFAEQNDLDLETPSGNVSDWITQAYTASEENSLPVRLLHDAATSWLGRKRFDRRADLLQLERDAIAGKEGDPVKFGNEIQETLLRHQFLTKAGLRDLDVRRRKNVAKQQSSNYKIEQKEVKAKTGKNFGRGIDTVYRTAFRTHVNLSSIADGKANMMISINTIILSIVVTLSGASLTAFEDTFFENPEFLVPIISLLLSSLTAVIFAVFSARPSVTEYTIKKDKLIKSKEASLLYFGNFLKLEKSDFVEHLSTVKLDQAALYDDLSRDLYDLGAVLHKKYLLLTISYNTFVGGLAIAVISFLIVFLMNVYAT; this is encoded by the coding sequence ATGAGTAAGTCAGCAGAAAAGGAAGCGGCCAAAGAGGAGGAGCAGGGCTCGAAAACCAACCCGATCATTGATCAAGCGAGGTTGCACGTGCGCGCCCGCTTCAGTACCGACCTCGCCCCTAAGTTTCTCTTCCACAACTTTGCGTACGCCGAGGAGATCGCCGAAAAGGTCGCTGAGTTGGCGGCCGCTGAGGGAGTAGACCAGCAGACGCAAGACCTTCTCGTGGTGGCTGCCTATTTCTATCCGCTCGGCTACGTTGGAGGAGCCGATAACGTTCCGGACAGGTCCGCCGAAGAATTGACAGCGTTTGCCGAGCAGAACGATCTGGACCTCGAGACTCCAAGCGGCAATGTGAGCGACTGGATTACTCAGGCCTATACCGCTTCGGAGGAGAATAGCCTACCCGTGCGACTCCTACACGACGCCGCCACGAGCTGGCTCGGACGCAAGCGCTTCGACCGCAGAGCAGATTTGTTGCAGCTGGAAAGAGATGCCATCGCGGGTAAGGAAGGCGACCCGGTCAAGTTTGGCAACGAGATCCAGGAAACACTACTCCGCCATCAGTTTCTGACCAAAGCTGGCCTCCGGGATCTTGACGTCCGCCGCCGCAAAAACGTGGCCAAGCAGCAGAGTAGTAACTACAAGATTGAGCAAAAAGAGGTCAAAGCCAAGACCGGTAAAAACTTCGGCCGGGGCATCGATACAGTTTACCGCACGGCCTTCCGCACCCACGTAAATCTCAGTAGTATCGCCGACGGGAAAGCGAACATGATGATTTCCATCAATACAATCATCTTGTCGATCGTTGTCACCCTATCCGGTGCCAGTTTGACTGCTTTTGAGGACACTTTTTTCGAAAACCCCGAATTCCTCGTACCCATCATCAGCTTGCTGCTGAGTTCGCTCACTGCGGTGATTTTCGCGGTATTCAGTGCCCGCCCCAGCGTCACTGAATACACGATCAAAAAGGACAAATTGATCAAGAGCAAGGAGGCCAGCCTGCTCTACTTTGGTAATTTCCTGAAATTAGAGAAGAGCGATTTCGTCGAGCACCTCAGCACCGTGAAGCTCGATCAGGCAGCGCTGTACGATGATCTCTCGCGGGATCTTTACGATCTCGGTGCCGTCCTGCACAAAAAATACTTGCTGCTCACCATCAGTTACAACACTTTCGTGGGTGGCCTCGCCATTGCGGTGATCAGCTTCCTGATCGTCTTCCTAATGAACGTATACGCGACCTAG
- a CDS encoding (Fe-S)-binding protein, with amino-acid sequence MTVKTMAEFAAEDKTPEILFWVGCAGSFDDRAQKVTRAFAQILNAAGIEFAVLGDEEACTGDPARRAGNEFLYQMTALQNIEVLNMYGVKKMVTACPHCFNTIKNEYPALGGHYDIVHHTQLLQELIDAGRIKMTGGGEFKGKRITYHDSCYLGRANGIYEAPREVLESLDTQLVEMKRSKRNGLCCGAGGAQMWKEDEEGKKRINVERTEEALATGAEVIAVNCPFCLTMMTDGVTGKEKQEDVMVYDLSEMIVRQMA; translated from the coding sequence ATGACCGTGAAGACAATGGCCGAGTTTGCCGCCGAAGACAAGACCCCCGAGATTCTGTTTTGGGTCGGTTGCGCCGGAAGTTTTGATGACCGGGCGCAGAAGGTAACGCGCGCCTTTGCACAAATCCTCAACGCTGCGGGGATCGAATTCGCCGTTTTAGGAGACGAGGAGGCCTGCACGGGAGACCCCGCCCGCCGGGCCGGGAACGAATTCCTGTATCAGATGACGGCCCTGCAAAATATCGAGGTCCTGAACATGTACGGTGTGAAGAAAATGGTCACGGCCTGCCCCCACTGCTTCAACACGATCAAGAACGAGTACCCGGCGCTGGGGGGCCATTACGACATCGTACACCACACGCAATTACTGCAGGAGTTGATCGATGCTGGCCGCATTAAAATGACCGGAGGTGGTGAGTTTAAGGGGAAGCGCATCACTTATCACGACAGCTGTTACCTGGGACGCGCGAATGGCATCTACGAAGCTCCAAGGGAGGTCTTAGAATCACTCGACACCCAACTCGTTGAGATGAAACGCAGCAAGCGCAACGGACTATGCTGTGGAGCAGGGGGCGCGCAGATGTGGAAAGAAGACGAAGAAGGTAAGAAGCGCATCAACGTAGAACGGACCGAAGAGGCACTGGCCACCGGGGCGGAAGTCATCGCCGTCAACTGCCCCTTTTGCCTGACGATGATGACGGATGGCGTCACCGGAAAGGAGAAGCAGGAAGACGTGATGGTGTACGACCTTAGTGAAATGATCGTGCGGCAGATGGCTTGA